In the genome of Aspergillus luchuensis IFO 4308 DNA, chromosome 2, nearly complete sequence, one region contains:
- a CDS encoding tRNA (guanine-N2-)-methyltransferase (BUSCO:EOG09262GNE;~COG:L;~EggNog:ENOG410PFNQ;~InterPro:IPR002052,IPR029063,IPR016691,IPR000241;~PFAM:PF01170;~go_function: GO:0003676 - nucleic acid binding [Evidence IEA];~go_function: GO:0008168 - methyltransferase activity [Evidence IEA];~go_process: GO:0032259 - methylation [Evidence IEA]), giving the protein MEYLIRFAQAHESFRQAEIQALADLAGVKLEFIHYDKNSPFCTIRLPDEAAARAVITRSIIAKDIFELWGQGTNFDEVYADVRRRTEDRWAQYRDSSFRFTIDSFAGKRSSEKKREIIQSFSFLGFKGPIRMKNPDQDFWVFEDYGLDLNSPGTPRPEGQEPKIIYFGRWIANSSRDVVNKYDLKKRRYISTTSMDAELTLITANMAHAAPGKLFYDPFVGTGSFLVAMSHFGAETFGSDIDGRSFRGKEMMERGGTMGVLSNFQQYDMVGKFMDVFTSDLTNTPLRSAQFLDGIICDPPYGIREGLRVLGRREGLRNEEVIIDGVPAHYRPGYIAPKKPYGFEAMLNDILNFAVRSLVTNGRLAMWMPTANDEEVELAVPMHPNLEVVNVSVQPFYTWSRRLITYRRLPEGQVSDVSKGRQKLDAQGMYADELNEFRRKYFMKNPPDSSKSGRESSAS; this is encoded by the exons ATGGAGTATCTCATTCGCTTCGCCCAGGCCCATGAGTCTTTTCGGCAGGCCGAGATCCAGGCACTGGCTGACCTGGCGGGCGTGAAACTCGAGTTCATACATTATGATAAAAAT tcCCCATTCTGCACCATAAGACTACCCGATGAAGCGGCGGCTCGTGCAGTGATTACCCGAAGCATTATAGCCAAGGATATCTTCGAGCTCTGGGGCCAAGGCACCAACTTTGACGAAGTCTACGCCGACGTCCGCAGGCGGACGGAGGATCGCTGGGCGCAGTACAGGGACTCGTCGTTCCGATTCACCATTGACAGCTTCGCCGGAAAGCGCAGCAGTGAGAAGAAGCGCGAGATCATCCAGTCATTTTCCTTCCTGGGGTTCAAGGGCCCCATTCGCATGAAGAACCCGGATCAGGATTTCTGGGTCTTCGAGGACTACGGGTTGGATCTTAACTCGCCTGGTACGCCTCGTCCGGAGGGCCAAGAGCCAAAGATTATTTACTTTGGACGCTGGATTGCGAATAGTAGTCGCGATGTCGTCAATAAATATGACCTCAAGAAGAGACGCTATATTAGCACTACTTCTATGGATGCGGAGTTGACCCTCATTACGGCTAATATGGCTCATGCCGCGCCTGGAAAGCTCTTCTATGACCCGTTTGTGGGTACGGGGAGCTTCTTGGTGGCTATGTCGCATTTCGGGGCTGAGACGTTCGGATCGGATATCGATGGACGCAGTTTCCGGGGTaaagagatgatggagaggggtGGGACGATGGGAGTGCTGTCGAACTTCCAGCAATATGATATGGTCGGCAAATTTATGGATGTCTTTACTTCCGACCTTACAAATACGCCTTTGCGCTCGGCTCAATTCTTGGATGGCATCATCTGTGATCCGCCTTATGGAATCCGCGAAGGACTCAGGGTTCTTGGAAGACGCGAGGGTCTTAGGAACGAAGAGGTCATTATCGATGGAGTTCCTGCTCACTA TCGACCCGGATATATTGCGCCTAAGAAGCCCTACGGCTTCGAGGCCATGCTCAACGATATCCTCAACTTTGCCGTCAGAAGCCTCGTTACAAACGGACGCCTAGCCATGTGGATGCCAACGGCAAATGACGAGGAGGTTGAATTGGCCGTACCGATGCACCCCAACCTGGAGGTAGTGAACGTATCTGTCCAACCATTCTACACCT GGTCTCGTCGACTCATCACCTATCGAAGATTACCAGAAGGACAGGTCTCGGATGTTTCCAAAGGCCGGCAAAAACTGGATGCTCAGGGAATGTACGCAGACGAATTGAATGAGTTCAGAAGAAAG TATTTCATGAAGAACCCGCCCGACAGCTCCAAatcaggaagagaaagctcCGCCTCATGA
- a CDS encoding uncharacterized protein (COG:S;~EggNog:ENOG410PXRY;~InterPro:IPR011146,IPR001310,IPR019808,IPR036265;~PFAM:PF11969,PF01230;~go_function: GO:0003824 - catalytic activity [Evidence IEA]), with amino-acid sequence MISDHHHTCPFCAIAHKYPPLPPTTFLRLKNSSHDDHLNLAAAAAAAPTTTITTDIPSPDSFTEPSNSDGPGHAHLLLSTKHVLAFLDIMPLTRGHVLVATREHCERLGDVRVAVGKEIGQWLPVISRVVMRTLFGEEEQGDFNSSWNWNVVQNNGVRAAQQVPHVHFHVIPRPPDRPAEGKGKAHLSYVMFGRGQREDLDDEEGASLAGLLREELAREVERVKRDEGVDLEGEFGGFGVEKGKL; translated from the exons ATGATCTCAGATCATCACCACACATGCCCCTTTTGCGCCATCGCTCATAAATACCCGCCCCTCCCACCAACGACATTCCTCCGCCTGAAGAATTCCTCCCACGATGATCATTTAAATTTAGCGGCTgccgcggcggcggcgcccactactactattactactgaCATTCCTTCCCCGGATTCATTTACCGAGCCGAGCAATTCAGACGGCCCTGGCCATGCCCATCTCCTCCTGTCCACGAAACATGTCCTGGCGTTCTTGGATATTATGCCCTTGACGAGAGGACATGTTTTGGTTGCTACGAGGGAACATTGTGAGAGATTGGGGGATGTAAGGGTGGCTGTGGGGAAGGAG ATCGGCCAATGGCTCCCCGTTATCTCGAGGGTCGTGATGCGGACCCTCTtcggagaggaagagcaagGGGACTTTAACTCGTCGTGGAATTGGAATGTCGTGCAGAATAATG GTGTCAGAGCTGCGCAGCAGGTCCCTCACGTTCACTTTCATGTTATTCCCAGGCCGCCTGATCGGCCGgcggaagggaagggaaaggctCATTTGAGTTATGTTATGTTTGGGCGTGGGCAGAGGGAGgatttggatgatgaggagggggcgaGTCTGGctgggttgttgagggaggagttggcgaGGGAAGTTGAGAGGGTTAAGAGGGACGAAGGGGTGGACTTGGAAGGTGAGTTTGGGGGATTTGGGGTGGAAAAGGGGAAGCTTTGA
- the CLB2 gene encoding B-type cyclin nimE (COG:D;~EggNog:ENOG410PGW0;~InterPro:IPR036915,IPR006671,IPR004367,IPR039361, IPR013763;~PFAM:PF02984,PF00134), which translates to MNENDENGPSTRLTRAKAAALSVNDAGAPPAKKPLQTKKAATTTTTTGTRRRAALGDVSNVSKAENGETKDAKKPAATKVGLTSKATLQAGGVQKLTRNNSSRAALGPKDSNPKKPTTETKRPGSGSGTKRTSSEKAIQEKAAEEEPRPRKKVEVEKKVTEQKTLTEKLANAKEDVNVPVDPKVLQKPVDDFVDDLDAEDLDDPLMVAEYVVDIFEYLKDLELETLPNAEYIDHQPDLEWKMRGILVDWLIEVHTRFRLLPETLFLAVNIIDRFLSAEVVALDRLQLVGVAAMFIASKYEEVLSPHVANFTDVADGTFTDREILDAERHILATLEYNMSYPNPMNFLRRISKADNYDIQTRTLGKYLMEISLLDHRFMGYRQSHVAAAAMYLARLILDRGVWDATLAHYAGYTEEEIDPVFRLMIDYLHRPVSHEAFFKKYASKKFLKASILTRQWAKKYHHLYINSSLSEPYSYMKDHE; encoded by the exons ATGAACGAGAACGATGAGAATGGCCCATCGACGCGTCTGACGCGGGCCAAGGCCGCTGCCCTGTCAGTCAATGACGCTGGGGCTCCCCCCGCCAAGAAGCCGCTCCAGACGAAGAAGGctgcaaccaccaccactaccaccggaACCCGGAGACGCGCCGCCCTTGGTGATGTTAGCAATGTTTCCAAAGCAGAGAATGGAGAGACCAAGGATGCCAAGAAGCCAGCTGCCACGAAGGTTGGCTTGACGTCTAAAGCAACATTGCAGGCTGGTGGAGTTCAGAAACTTACTCGCAACAACTCGTCACGCGCTGCCCTGGGACCCAAAGACAGCAACCCCAAGAAGCCTACCACAGAAACAAAGCGCCCCGGAAGTGGATCGGGTACCAAGCGGACATCCAGCGAGAAGGCAATTCAAGAGAAGGCAGCTGAGGAGGAACCGCGCCCCCGAAAGAAGGTCGAAGTCGAGAAGAAGGTTACCGAACAGAAGACTCTCACCGAGAAGCTCGCCAACGCCAAGGAGGATGTCAATGTTCCTGTCGATCCCAAGGTTCTGCAAAAGCCTGTCGATGATTTTGTCGACGATCTCGACGCCGAAGATCTTGATGACCCTTTGATGGTTGCTGAATACGTTGTCGATATCTTCGAATATCTGAAGGACCTTGAGCTGGAGACCTTGCCCAACGCCGAGTACATCGATCATCAACCTGACCTGGAGTGGAAGATGCGCGGCATCCTTGTTGACTGGCTCATCGAGGTCCACACCCGCTTTCGCCTCCTCCCCGAGACCCTCTTCCTTGCCGTCAACATCATTGACCGCTTCCTCTCTGCTGAGGTGGTGGCTCTGGACCGTCTTCAACTGGTTGGTGTCGCCGCTATGTTCATCGCGTCCAAGTATGAGGAAGTTCTTTCGCCACACGTTGCCAACTTCACCGATGTCGCAGACGGAACTTTCACCGATCGCGAGATCTTGGACGCTGAGCGGCACATTCTCGCTACGCTCGAGTACAACATGAGCTACCCCAACCCCATGAACTTCCTCCGTCGTATCTCGAAAGCAGACAACTATGATATCCAGACCCGTACTCTCGGCAAGTACCTCATGGAAATCAGCCTCTTGGACCACAGGTTCATGGGTTACCGCCAGAGTCATGTGGCGGCTGCTGCCATGTATCTGGCTCGTCTCATCCTTGACCGGGGTGTCTGG GATGCCACCCTGGCTCATTATGCCGGTTAcactgaagaagagatcgacCCCGTCTTCCGCTTAATGATTGATTATCTTCACCGCCCTGTCTCTCATGAGGCGTTCTTCAAGAAATACGCCAGCAAGAAGTTCTTGAAGG catccatcctcacccgGCAATGGGCAAAGAAATACCACCACCTGTATATCAACAGCTCGCTATCCGAGCCCTACTCTTATATGAAAGACCATGAATAA